Proteins from a single region of Streptomyces vinaceus:
- a CDS encoding tyrosinase family oxidase copper chaperone — MYATPASAALSRRTVLRTAFTAAVLAGTAAALAPVLRARGPRQTLTPAPLAEETYRGRHIAVDPAGVRIDGRPLHVMRRADGSYLSGINHFQSFATPLELARAAVDELGTTQLAFAAPHHG, encoded by the coding sequence ATGTACGCCACACCCGCCTCCGCAGCACTCAGCCGCCGCACGGTCCTTCGTACGGCCTTCACGGCGGCGGTGCTCGCCGGCACGGCCGCGGCCCTGGCCCCGGTACTGCGCGCCCGCGGCCCCCGGCAGACCCTGACCCCCGCCCCCCTCGCCGAGGAGACGTACCGGGGCCGGCACATCGCCGTCGACCCCGCCGGGGTCCGCATCGACGGCCGCCCCCTGCACGTCATGCGCCGCGCGGACGGCAGCTACCTGAGCGGGATCAACCACTTCCAGTCCTTCGCGACGCCGCTGGAACTCGCCCGCGCCGCCGTCGACGAACTCGGCACCACCCAGCTGGCGTTCGCGGCCCCGCACCACGGCTGA
- a CDS encoding GNAT family N-acetyltransferase, with amino-acid sequence MTSVITRLDAARLAAHRDELADLLLAVVRAGSSLGFLGDLDHTAAAAWWDSLAPAVEEGSLALWVSRPAGGRLDGTVSWYRESKPNGRHRAELRKLMVHPGARGRGTARALLREAEHAAARAGVLLLVLDTETGSGAEHVYHGAGWTEAGTIPDYATDPAGRLHPTTLFYKRLELPR; translated from the coding sequence ATGACCTCCGTGATCACCCGGCTCGACGCCGCCCGGCTGGCCGCCCACCGCGACGAACTCGCCGACCTGCTGCTCGCCGTGGTCCGCGCCGGCTCCTCCCTCGGCTTCCTCGGCGACCTCGACCACACCGCGGCCGCGGCCTGGTGGGATTCGCTCGCCCCCGCCGTCGAGGAGGGCTCCCTCGCCCTCTGGGTCTCCCGCCCGGCCGGGGGCCGGCTCGACGGCACCGTCAGCTGGTACCGCGAATCCAAGCCCAACGGCCGTCACCGCGCCGAGCTGCGCAAGCTCATGGTGCATCCCGGGGCCCGCGGCCGCGGCACCGCCCGCGCCCTCCTCCGCGAGGCCGAACACGCCGCCGCCCGCGCCGGGGTGCTGCTGCTCGTCCTCGACACCGAGACCGGCAGCGGCGCCGAGCACGTCTACCACGGCGCGGGCTGGACCGAGGCCGGCACCATCCCCGACTACGCCACCGACCCGGCCGGCCGGCTGCACCCCACCACCCTCTTCTACAAGCGCCTTGAGCTGCCGAGGTGA
- a CDS encoding acyl-CoA dehydrogenase family protein, whose translation MSTAFDLLYSETEEELRSAVRALLADRCAPADVLARAETGRPHDPGLWHTLAAEIGTAGLLVPEKLGGQGAGHREAAVVLEELGRAVAPVPYLTSAVLATEILLGCDTPEAAELLRELASGRLVCVPALPLTQAPGAPLPAAVRDTGGGILTGTVTSVADAVAADVLLVLADTGLYAVPAGAVSLTEPVPLDLTRPLATVTLAGGAGTRLADPATARAAVAGALLSGAGLLASEQLGLAQWCLTETVRHVRGRHQFNRPVGSFQALKHRLARLWLDVASARAAARAAADALATGAPDAPLTVAVAQAYCSGVAVRAAEECVQLHGGIGMTWEHPAHLYLKRAKTAALTLGTTGHHHALVADFAELPSP comes from the coding sequence ATGAGCACCGCGTTCGACCTGCTCTACTCCGAGACGGAGGAGGAGCTCCGCTCCGCCGTACGGGCCCTGCTCGCGGACCGGTGCGCACCGGCCGACGTACTCGCCCGGGCGGAGACCGGCCGGCCGCACGATCCCGGCCTGTGGCACACGCTCGCGGCGGAGATCGGCACGGCCGGGCTGCTCGTACCGGAGAAGCTCGGCGGCCAGGGCGCGGGCCACCGGGAGGCGGCCGTGGTCCTGGAGGAGCTGGGGCGGGCGGTGGCGCCGGTTCCGTACCTGACGAGCGCGGTGCTCGCGACGGAGATCCTGCTGGGCTGCGACACCCCGGAGGCCGCCGAGCTGCTGCGGGAACTGGCCTCGGGCCGGCTGGTGTGCGTACCGGCGCTGCCGCTGACGCAGGCCCCGGGCGCGCCGCTGCCGGCCGCCGTACGGGACACCGGCGGCGGGATCCTGACGGGCACCGTCACCTCGGTGGCGGACGCGGTGGCCGCCGACGTCCTGCTGGTCCTCGCCGACACGGGGCTGTACGCGGTCCCGGCGGGCGCGGTCTCGCTGACGGAGCCGGTCCCGCTGGACCTGACCCGCCCGCTCGCCACGGTGACGCTGGCCGGGGGCGCGGGAACCCGGCTCGCGGACCCGGCGACGGCGCGGGCCGCGGTCGCCGGAGCGCTGCTCTCGGGGGCCGGGCTGCTGGCCTCCGAGCAGCTCGGGCTCGCGCAGTGGTGCCTGACGGAGACGGTGCGGCACGTGCGCGGCCGCCACCAGTTCAACCGGCCGGTCGGCTCCTTCCAGGCGCTCAAGCACCGGCTGGCGCGGCTGTGGCTGGACGTGGCCTCGGCGCGTGCGGCGGCCCGCGCCGCGGCGGACGCCCTGGCCACCGGGGCGCCCGACGCCCCGCTCACGGTGGCGGTCGCCCAGGCGTACTGCTCCGGCGTCGCGGTGCGGGCGGCCGAGGAGTGCGTCCAGCTGCACGGCGGCATCGGCATGACCTGGGAGCACCCGGCCCACCTCTACCTGAAGCGCGCCAAGACCGCGGCCCTCACCCTCGGGACCACGGGCCACCACCACGCCCTGGTGGCGGACTTCGCCGAACTCCCCTCGCCGTAA
- a CDS encoding acyl-CoA dehydrogenase family protein, translated as MTAITADHLLTRVRELLAAHPPADTDRADFLRARFDAGLAWVHYPEGLGGLAAPRTLQALVDTELEAAGAPDNDPRRIGIGLGMAAPTILAYGTDEQKRRFLRPLWVGEEVWCQLFSEPGAGSDLAALGTRAVREAGSGDWIVDGQKVWTSSAHTARWAILIARTDPTLPKHQGITYFLCDMHAPGVDVRPLRQITGEAEFNEVFLTGVRIPDSHRLGAVGQGWEVARTTLMNERVSIGGMRIPREGGMIAPVAVAWRERPGLRTHALHQRLLELWVEAEVARLTGERLRQQLAAGQPGPEGSGMKLTFARLNQEISGLEVELLGEEGLLYEDWTMRRPELVDFTGRDAGYRYLRAKGNSIEGGTSEILLNIVAERVLGLPAEPRDDKDLAWKDLAR; from the coding sequence ATGACCGCGATCACCGCCGACCACCTGCTCACGCGCGTCCGGGAACTGCTCGCCGCGCACCCGCCCGCCGACACCGACCGCGCCGACTTCCTGCGGGCCCGCTTCGACGCCGGCCTCGCCTGGGTCCACTACCCCGAGGGCCTCGGCGGACTCGCCGCACCCCGCACCCTCCAGGCCCTCGTCGACACCGAACTCGAAGCCGCCGGCGCCCCCGACAACGACCCGCGCCGGATCGGCATCGGCCTCGGCATGGCCGCGCCCACGATCCTCGCGTACGGCACCGACGAGCAGAAACGGCGCTTCCTGCGCCCGCTGTGGGTGGGGGAGGAGGTCTGGTGCCAGCTCTTCAGCGAGCCCGGCGCCGGCTCCGACCTCGCCGCGCTCGGCACCCGCGCGGTCCGCGAGGCCGGGAGCGGCGACTGGATCGTCGACGGGCAGAAGGTGTGGACCTCCAGCGCCCACACCGCCCGCTGGGCCATCCTGATCGCCCGCACCGATCCCACGCTGCCCAAGCACCAGGGCATCACGTACTTCCTCTGCGACATGCACGCCCCCGGCGTCGACGTCAGGCCACTGCGCCAGATCACCGGCGAGGCCGAGTTCAACGAGGTCTTCCTGACCGGCGTCCGCATCCCCGACAGCCACCGCCTCGGCGCGGTCGGCCAGGGCTGGGAGGTCGCCCGCACCACCCTGATGAACGAACGCGTCTCCATCGGCGGCATGCGCATCCCGCGCGAGGGCGGCATGATCGCGCCCGTCGCCGTGGCCTGGCGCGAGCGGCCCGGGCTGCGTACCCACGCCCTGCACCAGCGCCTGCTCGAACTGTGGGTGGAGGCCGAGGTGGCCCGGCTCACCGGCGAGCGGCTGCGCCAGCAGCTCGCCGCCGGCCAGCCCGGCCCCGAGGGCTCCGGGATGAAGCTCACCTTCGCCCGCCTCAACCAGGAGATCAGCGGCCTGGAGGTGGAACTCCTCGGCGAGGAGGGCCTGCTGTACGAGGACTGGACGATGCGCCGGCCCGAACTCGTCGACTTCACCGGCCGCGACGCCGGCTACCGCTACCTGCGCGCCAAGGGCAACAGCATCGAGGGCGGCACCAGCGAAATCCTCCTCAACATCGTCGCCGAACGCGTCCTCGGCCTGCCCGCCGAGCCGCGCGACGACAAGGACCTCGCCTGGAAGGACCTGGCCCGATGA
- a CDS encoding NADPH:quinone oxidoreductase family protein: MQAWRVHTPGEPREALRLEEIPEPVPGEGEVRLRVLAANLNFPDALLVRGQYQIRPPLPFTPGVEICGLTDDGRRVIANPTLPHGGFAEYVTASERALLPAPESLDDAEAAALHIGYQTGWFGLHRRARLEAGETLLVHAAAGGVGSAAVQLGKAAGATVIGVVGGKSKVRTAEELGCDLVIDRTGEDVVSRVKEFTGGRGADVVYDPVGGASYTASAKCVAFEGRIVVVGFASGTIPTPALNHALVKNYSILGLHWGLYAAKDPAAILACHTELTRLAGEGAIKPLISELIALPDVADAVQRLADGATTGRVVLSMPRQPGASR, encoded by the coding sequence ATGCAGGCATGGCGAGTACATACCCCCGGCGAACCCCGAGAGGCCCTGCGCCTGGAGGAGATTCCCGAACCGGTCCCCGGGGAGGGCGAGGTGCGGCTGCGGGTCCTCGCGGCGAACCTCAACTTCCCCGACGCGCTGCTCGTCCGCGGCCAGTACCAGATCCGCCCGCCCCTGCCCTTCACCCCCGGCGTCGAGATCTGCGGCCTCACCGACGACGGCCGCCGCGTCATCGCCAACCCGACCCTGCCCCACGGGGGCTTCGCCGAGTACGTCACCGCGTCCGAGCGGGCCCTGCTCCCGGCGCCCGAGAGCCTGGACGACGCCGAGGCCGCGGCCCTGCACATCGGCTACCAGACCGGATGGTTCGGCCTGCACCGCCGCGCGCGCCTCGAAGCCGGCGAGACCCTGCTCGTGCACGCCGCCGCCGGCGGGGTGGGCAGCGCCGCCGTCCAGCTCGGCAAGGCCGCCGGGGCCACCGTCATCGGGGTCGTCGGGGGCAAGTCCAAGGTGCGCACCGCCGAAGAACTCGGCTGCGACCTGGTGATCGACCGTACGGGCGAGGACGTCGTCTCCCGCGTCAAGGAGTTCACCGGCGGCCGCGGGGCCGACGTGGTCTACGACCCCGTCGGCGGCGCCTCGTACACCGCCTCCGCCAAATGCGTGGCCTTCGAGGGCCGGATCGTCGTCGTCGGCTTCGCGAGCGGCACCATCCCCACGCCCGCCCTGAACCACGCCCTCGTCAAGAACTACTCGATCCTCGGCCTCCACTGGGGCCTGTACGCGGCCAAGGACCCGGCCGCCATCCTCGCCTGCCACACCGAACTCACCCGCCTCGCCGGCGAAGGCGCGATCAAGCCTCTGATCAGCGAACTCATCGCGCTGCCCGACGTCGCGGACGCCGTACAGCGCCTCGCCGACGGCGCCACCACCGGCCGGGTCGTCCTGTCCATGCCCCGGCAGCCCGGAGCGTCCCGATGA
- a CDS encoding SDR family oxidoreductase has product MTDEIPRGLPAPPPLGAAALPPGTYRGQVVLVTGGGTGLGKAIAAEFARLGADLVIAGRRAGQLEAARQELAAVPGAGRVTAAVCDIRDPERIAEVFDAAQDALGLPDVLVNNAAANFPSPAEELSPGAWRAVVDTTLTGTWFMTREFGRRHLGAATPGSIVNIGASYAWTGGPGFAHSAAAKAGVKNLVETLAVEWGPYGIQVNGLVPGLFPHEDMTEDIRGGLERTAPGAKDTRQPALRVGAPRELGWAATFLASPYARFVTGHTLVVDGANWQRRSLVNPEVVPVRTQLGRGPFTP; this is encoded by the coding sequence ATGACGGACGAGATCCCGCGCGGGCTGCCCGCGCCCCCGCCGCTCGGCGCGGCCGCCCTGCCCCCCGGCACGTACCGGGGGCAGGTGGTCCTCGTGACGGGCGGCGGGACCGGGCTGGGCAAGGCCATCGCCGCCGAGTTCGCGCGGCTCGGCGCGGATCTGGTGATCGCGGGCCGGCGCGCCGGGCAGCTGGAGGCGGCGCGGCAGGAGCTGGCGGCCGTCCCCGGCGCGGGCCGGGTGACGGCCGCCGTCTGCGACATCCGGGATCCCGAGCGGATCGCGGAGGTCTTCGACGCGGCGCAGGACGCGCTCGGACTGCCGGACGTCCTCGTCAACAACGCGGCCGCCAACTTCCCCTCCCCGGCGGAGGAGCTGTCCCCGGGCGCCTGGCGCGCGGTCGTCGACACCACCCTCACCGGCACCTGGTTCATGACCCGCGAGTTCGGCCGCCGCCACCTCGGCGCCGCCACCCCCGGATCCATCGTGAACATCGGCGCCTCCTACGCCTGGACCGGCGGGCCGGGCTTCGCCCACAGCGCGGCCGCCAAGGCCGGGGTGAAGAACCTGGTGGAGACGCTCGCCGTCGAGTGGGGCCCGTACGGCATCCAGGTCAACGGGCTCGTCCCCGGCCTGTTCCCGCACGAGGACATGACCGAGGACATCCGCGGCGGACTGGAGCGCACCGCACCCGGGGCGAAGGACACGCGCCAGCCCGCCCTGCGCGTCGGGGCCCCGCGCGAACTCGGCTGGGCGGCCACCTTCCTGGCCTCTCCGTACGCCCGGTTCGTCACCGGGCACACGCTGGTGGTCGACGGGGCGAACTGGCAGCGCCGCTCGCTGGTCAACCCGGAGGTGGTCCCGGTCCGCACGCAGCTGGGCCGCGGCCCGTTCACCCCCTGA